The sequence below is a genomic window from Bactrocera neohumeralis isolate Rockhampton chromosome 4, APGP_CSIRO_Bneo_wtdbg2-racon-allhic-juicebox.fasta_v2, whole genome shotgun sequence.
TATGgggcaaataataaaattataaatgtttataattgcatttaaatttttttttttgccaactaCATGTTAATCCTTTGCCGATGATCCATTTCCATCATTATTACATAGTTTCGGGTTTTTAAGATATTCTTCACTGATAATGACTAATTGTCTGtaattcttgttgttgtagcgccaGTAAACATTCCTGAAgcaatttcgaggaatggtgccgagttgacagttaCATATTGGCCGGATAATAACCTGggttcgttccggttacttatTCCCGACTGTTGTGGGAATGGAGTTTCGGAATGGTGAATGGAATGAGTTGGTTAAAGAAAAGTGGTTAGGAGCATTAAGGGCTTATTGTAGGCAGAACATAGCTCGTGTTTAACCAGCTAGAATAACCAGAGCATAATTACGCTAATGAAATTAATAACCGTCAAAACTCGTGACCTTTCCTTTGTCTTTACTACAAGAGTTGCCGGCTAGTGACTTATGGTGCAGCTCTATACTTTCGTAGTCATTACTGATGTTGCGAAGTCATTAACTTTGAGAATTTTCATgcaattgttaaaaataatgaGAATTGCACTCCTTcatgcaatttaaaattccctCTGGTGCAGTTTAGTTTCTAAATATTGAAGTTTATCGCTTTTGATAGAGAACATCGTCTATTGAAATCCATTTTCAAATCAACTAATATATGAATTTTCATCTCGAAAAGATGATTCGTGATATTTGTTTTCAGCCTGTAGGCAGTGCCGTAGAGAAAATTAATGCCCGAGGATGTTTGTAGTGAATTGTTCGAGAAAATATCTGCAAAATATTGATTTCAGTTACGAGTCAGTTTGTAGACACTTTATAATTTCCGGGAGCGATGGTGGTGGTTTACTAAGGTCAGGCGCTCAGTAAaagaataaatcaaaataattttttttaattaacttttctaAATAATACAGATTAACACCATAGTAGACTTGGAACCAATTAGTCGACTAACATgtattattgcatttatttacaaTCAAAAGAACTTACTACATATTCAATGACAACAAAATAGTTTGGAATACTGGGGTTGTGAATGAAAAGtttgcttttttaaatatttttcaaattaaattttaaaccaaatctTCAGGATTGAACATGCCCTAGAAGAGAAaaatacattaataataaaGTATGGGACGAATGCTTGTAATTAAACTTACTCTTGCACGTCTAAGAATGGAATCTTTACTAGCATCATATGGATGGTCCTTTGAAGGGATTTCCAGCACAGCGGGTACTGGTGATGTATGTGCATCAATCACGTGACGTATGAGTTCAGCGCAATTTTGGTTAATCAAAATAATATCGATATCATCGCGCTTCACAAAACGTCTAAAGCAATCTTCGACTTCACTCACTGGTGTATCTGTTTAAGTCATCATTAAATTACATATTAGCATATGTCAAATTGTTTAATACTTTCAGCTTACTCTTGTCGACGACCATGAAATTGGGGTGACGGTTCTTGTTGATTTCACCAACTCCACCCAGAAGAAAACCTACGCAAGTGTCCTAAAATGAAATATGGATAGTGAGGAATAAATATACTTTGTAAAATGCTTGCCTTTACTCACTTCATCACCAATAACGGATATAAGTTTTCCTCTTGCCGAATGCAAAgccatttttccactttttgatCAATAATCTACGTTTGGATAGGTAGAGTTCGCAAATGGTCAGCTGACATACGTCAAATGACAAATTATCTACAACACATAGCTTCGCTGACAAAATTATAAAGATCGCCGTCAAAAAAGAAGGTAGTGTTGCGCTCTTCACTTCATTTTTTTAGCGTCGAGGAAACCCAACGGAGCCTGGGATAACGCATAATGTAAATACAATCTATAAACACtgagatatttatattttgatgaaGAAGCTTCAAAATACGATAAAGAAAGTCTTGTTCAATGATTTTTCATAACAATGTGAACTTTTAATGTATGTAAGTTGCATTTTAACTGAAAATGTTAGTAGAGCATCCCAGAATTAAAATGGGATGGACAGATAGgggaattttttcgatttttaatgaattttacaaTTATCTTTTGTACTTATTATATACAGCaaaagttgctttaattcaaaatttatcttcTTGTTCAATTCGATTTATTTATGCAATCATTCCAAACAGTCGAAACACCTGCATCGTGAATACAGTCTTTATACCAAATCGATGACAATTGTATAAAACTGTTGGCAGCACtgatttttgacatttctcttgaCAGCATTGTAGACGGCAAAAGTGTTTGGTCATTTTCATCACCGCTTTTTCGATTATTATTAATTCATTTTCTCTGGATTTACAAATTTCAACTTAGGTGTAAGACAAGAAACGCAAGATCTCACACatccaaaataaataattgtttaatattttgcagATGTTTTTAACACGCGCTGAATACGATCGTGGTGTAAACACCTTTTCACCAGAGGGACGCCTATTCCAAGTGGAATATGCTATTGAAGCCATTAAATTAGGATCTACTGCCATTGGTATCTGCACCAGCAGTGGTAAGTACatttaaatgataaattaatCAATTACTAAGTGATGGCATTTCCTTTATATTAGGTGTGGTACTCGCTGCAGAGAAACGAAGCACATCTGAATTAATGGTGTCTAGTAGCGTGGAGAAAATTGTTCAAGTAGACCGACACATTGGATGTGTTACATCCGGGCTTACAGCTGACGCGCGTACATTAATTGATCGTGCGCGTGTTGAATGCCAAAATTATTGGTTTATCTACAATGAACCTATGCCAATTGAGTCCTGCGCGCAAGCAGTATCTGCAATGGCTATACAGTTTGGGGATAGTAGTGATGGCGGATCGGCAATGAGTCGACCATTTGGTGTTGCGATGTTATTTGCTGGAATTAATGAAGGTGTGCCGCAGCTTTGGCATATGGATCCTTCGGGGACATACGTGCGTTATGGTGCCAAAGCCATAGGTTCTGGTAGTGAGGGGGCTCAACAAACATTGAAAGATGAATATCACAAAGATATGAGCTTGCAAGAGGCGACGAAGCTGGCCATGTCTATACTCAAGCAAGTAATGGAAGAAAAGCTGGAATCAAAGAATGTTGAAGTATTGGTAATGAAGCCAAACGAAGATTTCCGTATGTTCTCTAAAGAGGAAGTAGAGCGTGAGATAAACGCACTGTAGGGTAGTAGCTTGGGAAGCCACAGTTTATGGATACagattaaatttgttttgcatatggtactttgtatttaaaaaaaaaaactaaaataaaataataaattgaaaaaagcatttgaattctttatcgatatatgtatgtatgttatacgtaaaatattatatatatttatttgactaAGACTacgttcaaaaatattaatttacacGACTGTCGAACTTAAtatcaaaaaacataaa
It includes:
- the LOC126755275 gene encoding V-type proton ATPase subunit F 1, whose protein sequence is MALHSARGKLISVIGDEDTCVGFLLGGVGEINKNRHPNFMVVDKNTPVSEVEDCFRRFVKRDDIDIILINQNCAELIRHVIDAHTSPVPAVLEIPSKDHPYDASKDSILRRARGMFNPEDLV
- the LOC126755271 gene encoding proteasome subunit alpha type-5, with the protein product MFLTRAEYDRGVNTFSPEGRLFQVEYAIEAIKLGSTAIGICTSSGVVLAAEKRSTSELMVSSSVEKIVQVDRHIGCVTSGLTADARTLIDRARVECQNYWFIYNEPMPIESCAQAVSAMAIQFGDSSDGGSAMSRPFGVAMLFAGINEGVPQLWHMDPSGTYVRYGAKAIGSGSEGAQQTLKDEYHKDMSLQEATKLAMSILKQVMEEKLESKNVEVLVMKPNEDFRMFSKEEVEREINAL